The following are from one region of the Haloactinomyces albus genome:
- a CDS encoding nuclear transport factor 2 family protein — MSAFVENDSVIQSADIAVRIERIEAQEAIRRLVYEYSHGFDKREPDRFVAVWTENAFWSAGPGHEASGRTAIREAAEAMWEQLGPTHHWSCNPVVDIHGAEATAVTNVHAVAQGSDGAWTQTAATYRDRFERVDGVWLLARRSTETHHTFSIAAVPA; from the coding sequence ATGAGTGCGTTTGTCGAGAACGACTCCGTGATTCAGTCGGCCGACATCGCGGTGCGGATCGAGAGGATCGAAGCTCAAGAGGCGATCCGGCGCTTGGTGTACGAGTACAGCCACGGATTCGACAAGCGTGAGCCGGACCGTTTCGTTGCCGTGTGGACGGAGAACGCGTTTTGGTCGGCCGGGCCTGGACACGAAGCGTCCGGGCGCACGGCCATTCGTGAAGCGGCCGAGGCGATGTGGGAGCAGTTGGGGCCGACGCATCACTGGTCGTGCAATCCGGTGGTCGACATTCATGGCGCCGAGGCAACCGCCGTGACCAATGTCCACGCGGTGGCGCAGGGATCTGACGGAGCGTGGACGCAGACCGCGGCGACCTACCGGGATCGCTTCGAAAGGGTCGATGGCGTCTGGCTGCTCGCTCGCCGATCGACCGAGACCCACCACACGTTTTCCATCGCGGCAGTGCCGGCCTGA